A genomic segment from Clostridium pasteurianum BC1 encodes:
- a CDS encoding LytR/AlgR family response regulator transcription factor, translating to MMDIIICEDNNAQRIQIENIIIEEINSSNLDLNITLSTFNPKQVIEYISNSKNTNFIYFLDVELNSDINGIELATIIRKYDPKGYIIFVTSHAELTLLTFEYKVQAMDYILKYNSENLKVKIIECLRAAYNNFKRLENIEKKYISIDIGHKIVNLQPEQILFFETDKDHRIRLHTFDENIEFYCSLKQIEIIVPPHFYKCHRSYIVNTRNIKSIDKDNLTIYMINGDKCYVSKRYMKGMQKNV from the coding sequence ATGATGGATATTATAATTTGTGAAGATAACAATGCTCAAAGAATACAGATTGAAAACATTATTATAGAAGAAATAAATAGCTCAAATCTTGATCTAAATATAACTCTTAGTACTTTTAACCCTAAACAAGTAATTGAATATATATCAAATTCTAAAAATACGAACTTTATTTATTTCTTAGATGTTGAATTAAATAGTGATATTAACGGAATAGAGCTTGCTACTATAATTAGAAAATATGATCCTAAAGGATACATTATATTTGTTACATCACATGCAGAATTAACTCTGTTAACTTTTGAATATAAAGTACAAGCTATGGACTATATACTTAAGTATAATAGTGAAAATCTGAAGGTTAAGATTATTGAATGTTTAAGAGCAGCTTATAATAACTTCAAAAGACTTGAAAATATTGAAAAAAAATATATTTCTATAGATATTGGACATAAGATTGTAAATTTACAACCTGAACAGATTCTTTTTTTTGAAACAGATAAAGATCATCGAATTAGATTACACACCTTTGATGAGAATATAGAGTTTTATTGTTCATTAAAACAAATAGAAATAATAGTACCACCACATTTTTATAAATGTCATAGGTCCTATATCGTTAATACTAGGAATATAAAATCAATTGATAAAGACAATCTTACTATATATATGATTAACGGTGATAAATGCTATGTCTCAAAACGCTATATGAAGGGAATGCAAAAAAATGTATGA
- a CDS encoding sensor histidine kinase: MNLRKISYSIFIVILTDLVFAVSDSITAFLAITFFHVNFNSISKRSLEYFVIAIIITSISFIISRLLGKILNKVNIHNYEISKNLRNRLAVFFYAGFVLIIVNINIFDYKYFAKNLDNFVVNLNAFNTVSDFIIVIILLYLNNRIIKNKLLQEYKDKELKHLKEYTDMIETMSDDLRRFKHDYANIFQVLGSYIESNDMKGVKTFYKNELQPESEKIINKNRSLYLLKNIKINSLKGLISSKIYSANSNNINTYIEIYDDIHELSINEIDICRIIGILLDNAIEAAVLCDKKVIRLAIIKKENYTSFIISNICHENTPPIHKIYEDGFSTKGYGRGVGLKIVRKIIKEKYANVFLHTKVKDCVFKQDLVIKDLN; this comes from the coding sequence ATGAATTTAAGAAAAATATCTTATTCTATATTTATAGTCATTTTAACAGATCTTGTTTTTGCAGTTAGCGATTCTATTACTGCTTTTCTTGCAATTACTTTTTTTCATGTAAATTTTAATAGCATATCAAAACGATCTTTAGAATACTTTGTTATAGCAATAATTATAACATCTATATCTTTTATTATAAGTAGATTGTTGGGAAAAATATTGAACAAAGTAAATATCCATAACTATGAGATTTCAAAAAATTTGAGAAATAGGTTAGCTGTATTTTTTTATGCAGGATTTGTTTTAATTATAGTAAACATAAATATATTTGATTATAAGTATTTTGCTAAAAATCTAGATAATTTTGTTGTGAATTTAAATGCTTTTAATACAGTTAGTGACTTTATTATTGTTATTATTTTATTATATTTAAATAATAGAATTATTAAAAATAAGTTGCTTCAGGAATATAAAGATAAAGAATTAAAGCATCTGAAAGAGTATACAGACATGATTGAAACTATGTCAGATGACTTAAGAAGATTTAAGCATGACTATGCCAATATATTCCAGGTATTAGGAAGCTATATAGAGTCTAATGATATGAAAGGTGTAAAAACATTTTATAAAAATGAACTCCAACCTGAGAGTGAAAAAATAATAAATAAGAATAGGAGTTTATATCTACTTAAGAATATAAAAATTAATTCCCTAAAGGGATTAATCTCATCTAAAATTTATAGTGCAAATTCAAATAATATTAATACTTATATAGAAATCTATGATGATATACATGAATTATCAATTAACGAAATAGATATATGTAGAATTATTGGCATTCTTCTTGATAATGCAATAGAAGCAGCAGTTTTATGTGATAAAAAAGTTATTCGTTTAGCTATAATAAAGAAAGAGAATTATACATCTTTTATAATTAGCAATATTTGCCATGAAAATACCCCCCCTATACATAAGATATATGAAGATGGTTTTTCAACTAAAGGTTACGGGAGAGGAGTAGGCTTAAAGATAGTTAGAAAAATTATAAAGGAAAAGTATGCAAATGTATTTTTGCATACTAAAGTTAAGGATTGTGTATTTAAACAAGATTTAGTTATTAAGGACTTAAACTAA
- a CDS encoding cyclic lactone autoinducer peptide: MKTPNIKKFMAIAICTVSMIIAETSSSMCLFFLAKETKMPKSLYKVD, encoded by the coding sequence ATGAAAACACCAAACATAAAAAAATTCATGGCAATTGCCATATGTACAGTATCAATGATAATTGCTGAAACTTCATCTTCCATGTGTTTGTTTTTCTTAGCCAAAGAAACTAAAATGCCAAAATCTTTATACAAAGTGGATTAA
- a CDS encoding radical SAM protein translates to MLELQESSSKIDEYISYLKKNTNQPRALAKLFKTDSSYYIYDTGTSKVISCSEFEYKTLEKIISGKIDEIVNMRNDVSDEEYFQAIENIKNAIEEEDILKAGNDFKFVSPGHLEELDEELDSRVRQIVLELTGKCNLRCGYCIYSENYNDRRNFNENDMTEDIAKKAIDYANLHGDKEEGVAITFYGGEPLIKFDLLKNCIEYAKKTIKDKELTFSLTSNLTLMTKEIAEYLASVEGLSITCSIDGPQDVHDSSRKDINGNGSFERAIRGLKYIVETLRDSAEERVTLSMVFNRPYSFEKLKEIALFFKGLDWLPEKISKNVTYPTVNNIDYDEVERIISQNGESPDYLRIWSEESYLHKLKNSEDKEFFSKTIIESPFVRIHRRPIFIKYIKDNNLNGCCVPGGRKIYVTANGDFLVCERIDGSPVIGNVYDGVDKKKVKELLVEEYANEALNDCKNCWASRLCEICYAMCFNSGKIDMKKKRYYCNFVRKHMEKSIILYHKCLEINPKELEYLNDFILR, encoded by the coding sequence ATGTTGGAACTTCAAGAATCATCTAGTAAAATTGATGAATACATAAGCTATTTAAAAAAGAATACAAATCAGCCAAGAGCTTTAGCTAAACTTTTTAAAACAGATTCATCTTACTACATCTATGATACTGGAACAAGTAAAGTTATAAGTTGTAGTGAATTTGAGTATAAGACATTGGAAAAAATTATAAGCGGTAAAATAGATGAGATAGTGAATATGAGGAATGATGTTAGTGATGAAGAATATTTTCAAGCAATTGAAAATATTAAGAATGCCATAGAAGAAGAAGATATTCTAAAAGCAGGCAATGATTTCAAGTTTGTTTCTCCTGGACATCTTGAAGAATTGGATGAAGAACTAGATAGCCGTGTAAGGCAAATTGTGCTAGAACTAACCGGGAAATGCAATTTGAGATGTGGATATTGTATTTATTCTGAGAACTATAATGATAGGAGAAACTTCAACGAAAATGATATGACAGAAGATATTGCTAAAAAAGCAATTGATTATGCCAATTTGCATGGAGATAAAGAAGAAGGGGTTGCCATCACTTTCTATGGGGGAGAACCACTTATAAAGTTTGATTTATTGAAAAATTGTATAGAGTACGCAAAGAAGACAATCAAAGATAAAGAGCTTACTTTTTCTTTGACAAGCAATCTGACATTGATGACAAAGGAAATTGCTGAATACTTGGCATCTGTAGAGGGGCTTAGTATAACCTGTAGTATAGATGGGCCGCAAGATGTTCATGATAGTTCAAGAAAGGACATCAATGGTAACGGCAGTTTCGAAAGAGCCATAAGAGGTTTGAAATACATAGTAGAGACTTTACGTGATAGTGCAGAGGAGAGAGTAACACTAAGTATGGTTTTTAATAGACCATATTCCTTTGAGAAACTTAAAGAAATAGCTCTTTTCTTTAAAGGTCTGGATTGGTTACCTGAAAAAATCAGCAAAAATGTGACATATCCCACTGTAAACAATATCGACTATGATGAAGTTGAAAGAATAATTTCCCAAAATGGTGAATCCCCTGACTATCTAAGAATTTGGTCCGAAGAATCATACTTACACAAGTTAAAAAATTCAGAGGATAAGGAATTCTTTTCAAAAACAATTATTGAATCGCCATTCGTTAGAATTCATAGACGCCCAATATTTATAAAGTATATTAAGGATAACAATTTAAATGGATGCTGTGTTCCCGGTGGCAGAAAGATATATGTTACAGCAAATGGAGATTTCTTAGTATGTGAAAGAATTGATGGATCACCAGTAATAGGGAATGTATACGATGGAGTAGATAAGAAAAAGGTGAAAGAACTATTAGTAGAAGAATATGCAAATGAGGCTTTAAATGATTGCAAAAACTGTTGGGCCTCTAGGCTATGTGAAATATGCTATGCAATGTGTTTTAATAGCGGAAAGATTGATATGAAAAAGAAAAGGTATTACTGTAATTTTGTTAGAAAACATATGGAAAAATCCATAATACTCTACCATAAATGTTTGGAAATTAATCCCAAAGAACTAGAGTATTTAAATGATTTTATATTAAGGTAG
- a CDS encoding M16 family metallopeptidase codes for MKVNINKYYSDMDKLKLGTLENGLSYYIYDNAAEGDVIRISLVVKVGSLMEEDSQAGIAHFIEHMCIYNSNFVYTNEDNIEVKKNSLMSGYTNFEETVYFLNCQIEELKYRLVAFRDIITGRNLVMSSMNEIKEELRLEIITESKTSKFRLQQIILPELVGIKQLKDKFPLGSLKCVQDLSFESVQRFHNKWYKPENSAVFIVGSIEKCKAKALLEEIFSTIERSNSSYVKPSFKSNISSSKVLMNTVHNLKYDEMQLYYLKPSLRYNSINDLKSKITDYFGLTLIEKYIKEVLMINEIDFISLAFVSERLLSEMNFNVLELKVKEGLFKKAECVFNIIIKELASHGLSEKQFIKYKQNFIYELTEYYRQNKVVSNKEIAKECVSNYLFNEPLISVNHEYNLCCSIVQELQLKDFNILIEKILKNENLLLSFNSKEDLFESKDKFERILNFNQ; via the coding sequence ATGAAAGTAAATATAAATAAATATTACAGTGACATGGACAAACTAAAACTGGGAACATTAGAAAATGGCCTTAGTTATTATATATACGACAATGCTGCTGAAGGTGATGTAATAAGAATATCTTTAGTGGTAAAAGTTGGTTCTTTAATGGAAGAAGATAGTCAAGCGGGAATAGCGCATTTTATCGAGCATATGTGTATTTATAATAGTAATTTTGTATATACAAATGAAGACAATATAGAGGTTAAGAAAAACAGTTTAATGTCGGGCTATACCAATTTCGAAGAGACGGTTTACTTTTTAAATTGTCAAATTGAAGAGCTTAAATATAGATTAGTGGCCTTTAGGGACATAATAACTGGACGCAATCTTGTAATGAGCAGCATGAATGAAATAAAAGAGGAACTGAGGCTTGAAATAATTACTGAAAGCAAAACTTCAAAATTTAGATTACAGCAAATTATTTTGCCGGAGCTGGTAGGTATTAAACAGCTAAAAGATAAATTTCCTTTGGGCAGTTTAAAGTGTGTTCAGGATTTAAGTTTTGAATCCGTACAAAGATTTCATAACAAATGGTACAAGCCAGAAAACAGTGCTGTTTTTATAGTTGGCTCAATTGAAAAATGTAAAGCTAAAGCATTGTTGGAAGAGATTTTTTCAACCATTGAAAGAAGTAATTCAAGTTATGTAAAACCATCGTTTAAGAGTAATATAAGTTCAAGTAAAGTATTAATGAATACTGTTCATAATCTGAAGTATGATGAGATGCAGTTATACTACTTGAAGCCAAGCTTACGTTACAATTCAATAAATGACCTCAAGTCGAAAATAACAGATTATTTTGGCTTAACATTGATTGAAAAATATATTAAAGAAGTATTGATGATCAACGAAATAGATTTTATTAGCTTGGCCTTTGTTTCAGAAAGATTATTAAGTGAAATGAATTTTAATGTTCTGGAATTGAAGGTTAAAGAAGGGCTTTTTAAGAAAGCTGAATGTGTCTTTAATATTATAATAAAGGAACTGGCATCTCATGGACTCTCAGAAAAACAATTTATAAAGTATAAGCAAAATTTTATATACGAGTTAACAGAATATTATAGACAGAATAAAGTGGTTAGTAATAAAGAAATAGCTAAAGAATGTGTAAGCAACTATTTGTTTAATGAGCCATTAATTTCTGTTAACCATGAATATAATTTGTGTTGTTCCATTGTTCAGGAACTTCAACTTAAAGACTTCAATATTCTCATAGAAAAAATCTTGAAAAATGAAAATTTGTTACTTTCATTCAATTCTAAAGAAGATTTGTTTGAAAGTAAGGACAAATTTGAGAGAATATTGAATTTCAATCAATAG
- a CDS encoding CA_C0660 family putative sactipeptide bacteriocin has protein sequence MKLVNPAGRDFTTFSTEVNRCACMCYNSWSSAYNGADDYTCSCNCQSGNTSNLNSNFNSSYIV, from the coding sequence ATGAAATTAGTAAATCCAGCAGGAAGAGATTTTACAACATTCTCAACAGAGGTGAATCGTTGCGCATGTATGTGCTACAATTCATGGTCTTCAGCATATAACGGTGCAGATGACTACACATGCTCATGTAACTGCCAAAGTGGTAATACTAGCAATCTAAATTCAAACTTTAACTCATCATATATTGTATAA
- a CDS encoding ABC transporter ATP-binding protein: MVKIKNSVNEIKKMGTFLLKAIRLLWDSSKISFIVTLIITIINGVIIPLNLVISKYLIDSVVAALANANNHKYYNVVFLWLGIEFAITVFSQLIQRVNTYYSVIQVRTLNNHICKLIVKKSNELDLSFFENNDFYNKIEKANDQAAYSAMAIINALMEVIKNFTILVGSIAIVIQLSPFMLLLCLLTSIPMFILNLKISEFKYSVYSKRIEKTRFAQHLQKLMLHYNSVKEIKLSRLGKYFENLILSIYKENLDKDKSVEKKRFGRLSLADCLSVIITYCYKFYIVILTISKGLTIGSMNMYVTAITNVDNSIKSTLNNMAELYSNNLYIENLFYVLDLKPIIVAKEVPKILKNSITDCIEFRNVSFKYPESNKYVLKNVSFKIKANQNCALVGLNGCGKTTLIKLLARLYEPTEGGIFIDGININEFSLELLYKCINVVFQDFMKYPFTVKENIGFGNIENLGDMDRIELSAKKANAYEFIQSLKNKFDTKLEKLWSNGVELSLGQWQKLAISRAFMSNSSILILDEPTASVDAETEYELFKNFKELVGNRTSILISHRFSTVRMADLIIVLNEGTVIEKGTHNSLMLKEGLYSKLYNMQAEGYLDNSVDVVS, encoded by the coding sequence ATGGTAAAAATTAAAAACTCCGTTAATGAAATAAAAAAGATGGGTACTTTTTTATTAAAAGCAATAAGATTATTATGGGATAGTTCAAAAATAAGTTTCATAGTTACATTGATAATTACAATTATTAATGGTGTAATTATTCCTTTGAACTTAGTAATTTCTAAATATTTGATTGACAGTGTTGTAGCTGCTTTGGCTAATGCAAATAATCACAAATATTATAATGTGGTGTTTTTGTGGTTAGGCATAGAATTTGCAATTACTGTTTTTTCTCAATTGATTCAGAGAGTAAATACATATTACTCTGTAATCCAAGTGAGGACTTTAAATAATCATATATGCAAACTTATTGTGAAGAAGTCAAATGAATTAGATCTTTCTTTTTTTGAAAATAACGATTTTTATAATAAAATTGAAAAAGCAAATGATCAAGCGGCCTATTCTGCAATGGCAATTATCAATGCATTAATGGAAGTGATAAAAAACTTTACTATATTAGTAGGATCTATAGCAATTGTAATTCAGCTAAGTCCATTTATGCTGCTTTTATGCTTGCTAACGTCTATTCCCATGTTTATTTTAAACCTAAAGATATCGGAATTTAAATATAGTGTTTATAGTAAGAGAATAGAAAAAACCAGATTTGCACAACATCTTCAGAAGCTAATGCTTCATTACAATAGTGTTAAGGAAATAAAATTAAGTAGATTGGGAAAATATTTTGAGAATTTAATCTTATCAATATATAAGGAAAATCTTGATAAAGATAAATCTGTAGAGAAGAAGCGATTTGGACGTTTAAGTCTTGCTGATTGTTTAAGTGTGATAATTACATATTGCTATAAATTTTATATAGTTATTCTTACTATTAGCAAAGGATTAACTATAGGATCAATGAATATGTATGTGACAGCAATAACTAATGTAGATAACTCAATTAAAAGTACTCTGAATAATATGGCAGAGTTATATTCAAATAATCTTTATATAGAAAATTTGTTTTACGTATTAGATTTGAAGCCAATAATTGTAGCTAAAGAGGTACCAAAAATTCTTAAGAATAGCATAACGGATTGTATTGAATTTAGAAATGTATCCTTTAAGTATCCGGAATCAAATAAATATGTACTAAAAAATGTTAGTTTCAAAATAAAAGCAAACCAAAATTGTGCCCTTGTTGGACTAAATGGATGCGGGAAAACAACTCTTATTAAACTTTTAGCAAGGTTATATGAGCCAACAGAAGGTGGAATTTTTATTGACGGAATAAACATTAATGAATTTAGTTTAGAGTTATTATATAAATGTATAAATGTCGTATTTCAAGATTTTATGAAGTATCCATTTACAGTTAAAGAAAATATAGGCTTTGGAAATATAGAGAACCTTGGTGATATGGATAGGATAGAGCTTTCCGCTAAAAAGGCAAATGCCTATGAATTTATTCAGTCATTAAAAAATAAATTTGATACAAAATTAGAAAAATTGTGGTCAAATGGAGTTGAATTATCCTTGGGTCAGTGGCAAAAGTTGGCCATTAGCAGAGCATTTATGAGTAATTCATCAATTTTAATCTTAGATGAACCAACAGCTTCCGTTGATGCTGAAACAGAATATGAATTGTTTAAAAATTTCAAAGAATTAGTAGGTAATAGGACTAGTATATTAATATCTCATAGATTTTCTACAGTGAGGATGGCTGATTTAATAATAGTATTGAATGAAGGTACAGTTATTGAAAAAGGGACACATAACAGTTTAATGTTAAAAGAAGGACTCTACTCAAAGTTATACAATATGCAAGCAGAAGGATATTTAGATAATTCTGTTGACGTGGTTAGTTGA
- a CDS encoding ABC transporter substrate-binding protein, translating into MKRKKIILFVTLIIIISVLGIYPVINKKKLDSKESNTLKIYVTGQNGSYDKRIEGIINEFEKKYPNIKIQKVIFDINEGDGINGYVKKMLADTLAGNGPDILDLDYMSIRKLERSEMLLDLKPLMEKDKDFKKEDYNTKVIEAGLYNGKQLIMPLDYYVNQYITTEQLLKNNNIKLEDNYSQKDFMNALDGYISSINGNKNKFLFAMPMNIGDFLASSGEEFIDYNNKRVYFDKPGFKEIIDNYKKIYKASKKPADISGYSGVEGFENLKNGNTLFSNDPIALRDTFFVYESLINQVIGETQIINSMPTYKGGDKATAIVAQSLAISKNCKNKSAAYNFIKTAISEDIQSSSNLPSFIPINKKAAKDLENQYMKEKVNGTFEYNKNIKIVEQPLSDNFQKYYSKITNNIENAVITDSEVEQIMMESLTPYFEDKSSYESCVKALENKIKLYINE; encoded by the coding sequence ATGAAGAGAAAAAAAATTATATTATTTGTAACCCTGATAATCATTATATCAGTTCTGGGTATTTATCCGGTAATAAATAAGAAAAAATTAGACTCAAAGGAGAGTAATACTTTAAAAATCTATGTTACGGGACAAAATGGAAGTTATGATAAAAGGATTGAGGGTATTATTAATGAATTTGAAAAAAAATATCCCAATATAAAGATTCAAAAAGTGATATTTGATATTAATGAAGGTGATGGAATCAATGGATATGTAAAAAAAATGCTTGCGGATACTTTAGCAGGGAATGGTCCAGATATATTAGATTTAGATTATATGAGTATAAGAAAGCTAGAAAGATCTGAAATGCTTCTGGATTTAAAACCTCTTATGGAAAAGGATAAGGATTTTAAAAAAGAAGATTATAATACAAAAGTTATTGAGGCAGGTTTGTATAATGGTAAACAATTAATAATGCCTTTGGATTATTATGTTAATCAATATATAACCACTGAACAGCTTTTAAAAAATAACAATATTAAATTGGAAGACAACTACTCTCAAAAAGATTTTATGAATGCATTGGATGGATATATTTCTTCAATAAATGGCAATAAAAACAAATTCCTCTTTGCCATGCCAATGAATATAGGAGACTTTTTAGCCAGCAGTGGTGAAGAATTTATTGATTACAACAATAAGAGAGTATACTTTGATAAACCGGGATTTAAAGAAATAATAGATAATTATAAGAAGATTTATAAAGCATCTAAAAAGCCAGCAGACATTTCAGGTTATTCTGGCGTTGAAGGCTTTGAAAACTTAAAAAATGGAAATACTCTATTTTCAAATGATCCTATTGCTCTAAGAGACACTTTTTTTGTATACGAATCTCTAATAAACCAAGTTATTGGAGAGACACAAATTATAAATAGTATGCCAACCTATAAAGGGGGCGATAAAGCTACTGCTATTGTTGCTCAATCCCTAGCTATAAGTAAAAATTGTAAAAATAAATCAGCAGCATATAATTTTATAAAAACTGCTATTTCTGAGGATATACAATCATCCTCTAATTTACCTTCCTTTATACCAATTAATAAGAAAGCTGCAAAAGATCTGGAAAACCAATATATGAAGGAGAAAGTAAATGGTACTTTTGAATACAATAAAAATATAAAAATAGTAGAACAGCCATTATCTGATAATTTTCAAAAATATTATAGTAAGATAACAAATAATATAGAGAATGCTGTAATTACTGATTCTGAAGTAGAGCAGATAATGATGGAATCTTTGACTCCATATTTTGAAGATAAATCATCTTATGAAAGTTGTGTTAAAGCTTTAGAAAACAAAATCAAATTATATATTAATGAATAA
- a CDS encoding carbohydrate ABC transporter permease, giving the protein MNYNKRESIIGYAFAVPSIIGFLLFFGIPFIISLVYCFTQGVGNVEYVGFKNFIDLFNNSAFQLAVRNTLLFNLISVPLVMIISLGITIILNSKIKKGSFFRTVLTLPLVIPIASVVLVWQIFFAQTGTVNQLLLKLGIVGPDYLNTGWSFFILVLLYIWKNCGYNMIIFLAGLNNVPKEYYEAAAIDGYGKVGIFFNITLPLIVPTIFFVFIISLINSLKIYREAYLLSGQYPNSSIYMLQHFINNNFANLNYQRLSTASVIVFIFIAISIYFLFKLQSKYDI; this is encoded by the coding sequence ATGAATTACAATAAGCGTGAAAGTATAATTGGATATGCTTTTGCTGTACCATCAATAATAGGATTTCTCTTATTCTTTGGAATTCCTTTCATAATAAGTTTAGTGTATTGTTTCACGCAGGGAGTTGGAAATGTAGAGTACGTAGGTTTTAAAAATTTTATAGACTTATTCAACAATAGTGCCTTTCAATTAGCAGTTAGAAATACATTATTGTTTAATTTAATAAGTGTTCCGTTAGTTATGATAATATCCTTAGGAATTACTATTATTTTGAATAGTAAAATAAAAAAAGGCTCCTTTTTTAGAACAGTATTAACTTTACCACTTGTCATTCCCATAGCATCTGTAGTGCTTGTATGGCAAATATTCTTTGCTCAGACAGGTACTGTTAACCAGCTGCTTTTAAAACTGGGTATCGTTGGACCCGATTATCTTAATACGGGGTGGTCATTTTTTATTCTTGTTTTACTCTATATATGGAAAAATTGTGGTTACAATATGATAATATTTCTTGCAGGACTAAATAATGTACCAAAGGAATACTATGAAGCGGCAGCCATTGATGGCTATGGGAAAGTGGGTATTTTTTTTAATATTACTTTACCACTAATAGTTCCCACTATATTCTTCGTATTTATAATTTCACTGATAAATTCATTAAAGATTTATAGAGAAGCATACTTGCTTTCGGGACAATATCCAAATTCAAGCATTTATATGCTGCAGCATTTTATAAACAATAATTTTGCCAATTTAAATTATCAAAGACTTTCTACCGCATCAGTTATAGTTTTTATTTTTATAGCAATTTCTATTTATTTTTTATTTAAATTGCAAAGCAAATACGATATATAG
- a CDS encoding carbohydrate ABC transporter permease codes for MIKENIFLKVIKYLILIICAVCALLPVVYMISSSFMGMAQVNQSLSDYSFHIVPDSFTLIQYYEVFIRSPEFLLKFWNSIILTLPTVIGQIVISVLGAYAFAKIKFPFNKPIFFMFILLMLMPYQVTLVPIYIILKKMNLVGSYASVILPGMFSTFGVFLLTQFIKAIPDEQCQSAKVDGANHIQILFKIILPQCKGAVASLAILSFLDNWNMIEQPLILLENAKQPMSIFLSQINETELRVAFAAGVLFMIPSILIFLKGEKQLMEGIQHLDLK; via the coding sequence GTGATAAAAGAAAATATATTTTTAAAAGTAATTAAATACTTAATTTTAATTATTTGTGCTGTTTGTGCTTTACTGCCAGTAGTATATATGATCTCTAGCTCATTTATGGGAATGGCACAAGTTAATCAATCACTTTCAGATTATAGCTTTCATATTGTTCCAGACTCCTTTACACTAATTCAATATTATGAAGTTTTTATTAGAAGTCCTGAATTTTTATTGAAATTTTGGAATTCTATAATACTTACACTGCCTACAGTTATTGGGCAAATAGTAATATCTGTTTTAGGAGCTTATGCTTTTGCAAAAATAAAATTTCCATTTAATAAACCTATATTTTTTATGTTTATTTTACTTATGCTAATGCCCTATCAGGTAACACTTGTACCAATATATATTATTCTCAAAAAGATGAATTTGGTAGGGAGCTATGCTTCAGTAATACTTCCAGGAATGTTTTCAACCTTTGGTGTATTCTTATTAACACAGTTTATAAAAGCTATTCCGGATGAACAGTGTCAGTCAGCAAAGGTTGATGGAGCTAATCATATACAAATATTATTTAAAATTATACTACCTCAATGCAAAGGTGCTGTGGCTTCACTTGCCATACTCAGCTTTTTAGATAACTGGAATATGATTGAACAACCTTTAATCTTACTAGAAAATGCAAAACAACCAATGTCTATTTTTTTATCACAAATTAATGAAACAGAACTTAGAGTAGCTTTTGCAGCAGGAGTACTATTTATGATTCCATCAATACTTATATTCTTAAAAGGGGAAAAACAACTGATGGAAGGAATACAGCATCTTGATTTAAAATAG